The DNA window TAAAAAACCGCTCGGATTTTGATTTGAGCGGTTTTTGATTATATAAATTATTCAATGGGAAATTAATATGAACCTAAAAAAATTATTAATATCTTGACTGATCTATAATTTTATGCTATATTACAAACATTAATTAATAACTTATTTTTTATGAAATGTAATGTAAAAAACCTGGAAAAATCTCAAGTTGAACTTACAGTTGAACTTTCTTGGGATGAAGTAAAACCATATTTGGAACGAGCTGCGGAAGAGCTTTCTCAAAAATCAAAAATTGAGGGTTTCCGTCCGGGCAAAGCTCCTTATGATATTGTCCGCGCCCGTTTTGGAGAACATGCTATTTTGGAAGCGGCCGCAGAAAAAATAATAATGAAAAATTTTGTCGCTGCAATCAAAGAAAAAAATCTGGAGACAGTCGGTCAGCCTCATATTGATATTGAAAAAATGGCGGTAAGTAATCCGTTCATTTTTAAAGCAACTGTTTCTCTTCTGCCAAAAATAACTCTTGGAGAATATAAGAATCTAGGAATAAAAAAAGAAGAAACAAAAGTCACTGATGAAAAAGTTAAAGAAGCGTTAGACGGCTTAACAAAAATGCAAAGTAAAGAAATATTGAAAGATGGTCCGGCAGAAAATAAAGATAAGGTTCTTGTTGATATGGATATGATAAAAGATAATGTACCCATTGAAGGCGGGCAGGCAAAAGATATGGCAGTATACCTTTCCGAAGCGCATTATATTCCTGGTTTTAATGAGGAACTTGTCGGACTTAAAAAAGACGATGAAAAAGAATTTGATTTAAATTTTCCTAAGGAACACTACCAAAAACATCTGTCA is part of the Parcubacteria group bacterium CG10_big_fil_rev_8_21_14_0_10_36_14 genome and encodes:
- the tig gene encoding trigger factor, whose product is MKCNVKNLEKSQVELTVELSWDEVKPYLERAAEELSQKSKIEGFRPGKAPYDIVRARFGEHAILEAAAEKIIMKNFVAAIKEKNLETVGQPHIDIEKMAVSNPFIFKATVSLLPKITLGEYKNLGIKKEETKVTDEKVKEALDGLTKMQSKEILKDGPAENKDKVLVDMDMIKDNVPIEGGQAKDMAVYLSEAHYIPGFNEELVGLKKDDEKEFDLNFPKEHYQKHLSGAKVHFKVRVRDVYKIEPPKLDEEFAKSLGQKSIENLMILLRKNLEHEELHKTEEKWEITILNKIVENSKFSDIPELLINGEANQMVYELKNNITRQGLSFEDYLKSINKTEAELKLEFSPEAIKRIKISLVIREIAKAEGVEASDKEVIEEVGKLMNAYKDNADAQKQINSKEYEDYLKSRIENKKTIDILKKNNL